A section of the Capra hircus breed San Clemente chromosome 23, ASM170441v1, whole genome shotgun sequence genome encodes:
- the GCM1 gene encoding chorion-specific transcription factor GCMa yields MEPENADSSDKELSWDINDMKLPQNVKKTDWFQEWPDAYEKHIYSSDDRNAQRHLSSWAMRNTNNHNSRILKKSCLGVVVCGRDCSVAEGRKVYLRPAICDKARQKQQRKRCPNCDGPLKLIPCRGHGGFPVTNFWRHDGRFIFFQSKGEHDHPKPETKLEAEARRAVKKTHSASSSVSSKLKQNPEIKPLPGETQSWENLTWSFQEAVQLPPSYSGHVIGYTPQQKAWNDGSSFPESYGLGGTSELANLTPTLGPPQLYDKWDLSHSRVSSSGDLLQPSISGVFSDYSDLQAWNKNVALGRSPLNDNSCPSYPFPLTSWPYDFSPSQSSSEPFHQPVPVEPPAVKSSYPPIWPNQGGELYEEKVPVDFNSYHPPTTCHSPQEDPLLLSHTSQPYHQYVLPGKSNKWDFDEEMGCLGLDHCNSEMLLNLCPLR; encoded by the exons ATGGAACCTGAGAACGCGGATTCTTCAGACAAAGAACTAAGCTGGGATATTAATGATATGAAACTGCCGCAG AACGTGAAAAAGACGGACTGGTTCCAGGAGTGGCCCGACGCCTACGAGAAACACATCTACAGCTCCGACGACAGGAACGCACAGCGCCACCTGAGCAGCTGGGCCATGCGCAACACCAACAACCACAACTCCCGCATCCTCAAGAAGTCCTGCCTGGGTGTGGTGGTGTGCGGACGCGACTGCTCGGTCGCCGAGGGCCGCAAGGTCTACCTGAGGCCAGCCATCTGCGACAAGGCCCGGCAGAAGCAGCAGA GGAAACGCTGTCCCAACTGCGATGGGCCCCTGAAGCTCATTCCCTGCCGGGGCCACGGGGGCTTTCccgtcaccaacttctggaggCACGACGGACGCTTCATATTTTTCCAG TCAAAGGGAGAGCATGACCATCCAAAGCCAGAAACCAAATTGGAAGCCGAGGCCAGAAGAGCAGTGAAGAAAACACACTCGGCGTCTTCCTCAGTCTCCTCGAAGCTGAAACAGAACCCAGAGATAAAG CCTCTTCCAGGTGAAACACAGAGTTGGGAAAATTTAACTTGGTCTTTCCAGGAAGCTGTCCAACTGCCTCCTAGTTACAGCGGACATGTGATAGGTTACACTCCCCAGCAGAAGGCATGGAATGATGGCTCATCCTTCCCCGAGAGCTATGGTTTGGGGGGTACCTCTGAGCTGGCAAACCTCACTCCCACCCTGGGCCCCCCTCAGCTCTACGACAAATGGGATTTGTCCCACAGTCGGGTCTCCAGCAGTGGAGACCTGCTCCAGCCCTCCATCTCTGGAGTCTTCTCTGATTACAGTGATCTGCAGGCATGGAATAAGAATGTGGCTTTGGGGCGAAGTCCTCTGAATGACAACAGTTGTCCCAGTTACCCATTTCCTCTGACCAGCTGGCCCTATGACTTCTCCCCTTCCCAGAGCTCTTCAGAACCCTTCCACCAGCCGGTTCCCGTGGAACCACCAGCAGTCAAATCCAGCTATCCACCCATATGGCCAAATCAAGGGGGTGAACTTTATGAAGAGAAGGTGCCTGTGGATTTTAACAGCTACCACCCTCCCACCACATGCCATTCACCACAGGAAGACCCCCTTCTCCTCAGCCATACCTCTCAGCCTTATCATCAATATGTCCTGCCTGGCAAGAGCAACAAATGGGATTTTGATGAAGAAATGGGGTGCCTGGGTTTGGATCACTGCAACAGTGAGATGCTTCTAAACCTCTGTCCTTTAAGATGA